The Pygocentrus nattereri isolate fPygNat1 chromosome 2, fPygNat1.pri, whole genome shotgun sequence genome has a window encoding:
- the pfn2l gene encoding profilin-2 isoform X2 translates to MSWQSYVDNLMADGCCQDSAIVGYTDAKYVWASSEGGTFSGITADEIDVLVGKDREAFFTNGLTLGKKKCSVIRDSLQIDGDWTMDIRTKSQGGEPTYNVSVGRAGKALVLVMGKEGIHGGQLNKKAFSMAEYLRKVGY, encoded by the exons ATGTCTTGGCAGAGCTACGTGGATAACCTGATGGCCGACGGCTGCTGCCAGGATTCCGCCATCGTCGGTTACACGGACGCCAAATACGTCTGGGCATCGTCGGAGGGCGGCACTTTCAGCGGCATAACG GCCGATGAAATCGATGTCCTAGTCGGCAAAGACCGTGAGGCCTTCTTCACCAACGGGCTCACCCTAGGGAAAAAGAAATGCTCTGTGATCAGAGACAGCctgcagattgatggagactggACTATGGACATCAGGACGAAGAGTCAAGGAGGGGAGCCAACATACAATGTTTCTGTAGGCAGAGCTGGCAAAG CATTGGTTTTAGTCATGGGAAAGGAAGGTATCCACGGAGGACAGCTCAACAAGAAAGCATTTAGCATGGCTGAGTACCTGAGGAAAGTTGGATACTGA
- the pfn2l gene encoding profilin-2 isoform X1 — protein sequence MSWQSYVDNLMADGCCQDSAIVGYTDAKYVWASSEGGTFSGITADEIDVLVGKDREAFFTNGLTLGKKKCSVIRDSLQIDGDWTMDIRTKSQGGEPTYNVSVGRAGKVLVLVMGKEGVHGGGLNKKAYSMAKYLRDSGF from the exons ATGTCTTGGCAGAGCTACGTGGATAACCTGATGGCCGACGGCTGCTGCCAGGATTCCGCCATCGTCGGTTACACGGACGCCAAATACGTCTGGGCATCGTCGGAGGGCGGCACTTTCAGCGGCATAACG GCCGATGAAATCGATGTCCTAGTCGGCAAAGACCGTGAGGCCTTCTTCACCAACGGGCTCACCCTAGGGAAAAAGAAATGCTCTGTGATCAGAGACAGCctgcagattgatggagactggACTATGGACATCAGGACGAAGAGTCAAGGAGGGGAGCCAACATACAATGTTTCTGTAGGCAGAGCTGGCAAAG tcttGGTTCTTGTAATGGGCAAAGAAGGGGTCCATGGAGGCGGATTGAATAAGAAGGCATACTCAATGGCAAAGTACTTGAGGGATTCAGGGTTCTAA